The genome window GCGCGCGGGCTCGGCGCGGGGCCGGGCCGTTTCCTCGGATACCGGCACGGCATCGGGGACGGCGGCATCCCCGGCCGGGGTGGCCGGCCCCGCCAGCCGAAAGGGCGAGGCGAAACGGTGGCCGCACACCGGGCAGGCCATGAGCATGCCGCCGATATCGCCGGGAAAGCGCAACGCCTGGCCGCAACCGGGACAGGCGCGCACGGGGCCTTCGGACATGGCGTCCTCCTGGGACAAGACGTATTGCAAGAGAAGTACCTGAAAGCCCGGGGTTGGTTACATGTCCGGTCGGCTCCGAGGGAATGGATTTTTCGACGCACGCCTTACGGTGCGGGCGGCAGGCCTTCCAGGCGCGGGGCCAGGGCCCGCGGCAGCCAGGCCCGCAAAAAGGCCAGCACCGCGTCGCGGCAGGCCTCGACGGACAGGTGTTCGGCGTCGAGCAGGCATTCCGCCGCCGGGTCCTCCTCGAAGGGCACGTCCACGCCGATGACCTGGCCCAGGCCCGGAAAATCCCGGCCGGTGGTCTTGCGCAGCATGGCCTTGGCGTACAGCCCGGCCATGACCAGGCCCTCGGGCCGGGCCGCCTCCCGGGCCATGGCCGTGGCCAGGGAACAGCGCACGTGCACTTCGGCGAAACGGGGTAAAAGCCGCCTGGCGTAGTCCCGCATGGCCCGCTTGGGTGCCGAGGCGTCCAGGAGGATGAGGTCGTAGGTGTCGGCGCGGGCGACCTTGGCCGCTTCCTCGGCGATAAGCCGGTAGGCCTCGTTGCGTTCCGCTTCGGAGTAGGCGGGATTGGGGAAATACGCCTTGCGCCGGGCGTCGAGCTCCAGGCAAAGGACCCGCAGCCCGGCCAGGGCCAGGGTTTTCTCCACGGCCCGGGCCACGGCGCTTTTGCCCGAGCCCGGCAGGCCCGTGAACCACAGTGTCGCCGTGGCGCTCATCGCAGGTACCGGTTGAAGTTTTGACAGTCGAACCGGTCGTCCTCCAGCACGTTTTGCAGAAAGCGCAGCAGCGCCTCCCGCACGGCCGGCGGATGGCCGGGATACCACTGGGGCGAGGCGACGACCAGGCCGCGAAAGACGTAGAAGGGCGCGATGACGGAAAAGAGTTCGTCGTCGCCGCTTGCGCGCAGATACGCCTCGAAAAAGGTCAGGAACAGCCGCTCGAAGTCCCCGGACAGGCGCGGCTCCTTGTACAGCCCGAACAGCACGAAATTGAGGCTCATGGTGGCCACGTCGTCGGCCGGCTCGCCCCATTCGCCCCGGCTGCGGTCGAGCACGGCGAAATCGCGTTTGCCGCCGTCCTCCTGGACCAGCACGTTCCAGGGGTGGAAGTCGCCGTGCACTTCGCTTAAGCGGTGGGTGAAGCCCCGCAGCTTCCAG of Solidesulfovibrio sp. contains these proteins:
- a CDS encoding adenylyl-sulfate kinase, with translation MSATATLWFTGLPGSGKSAVARAVEKTLALAGLRVLCLELDARRKAYFPNPAYSEAERNEAYRLIAEEAAKVARADTYDLILLDASAPKRAMRDYARRLLPRFAEVHVRCSLATAMAREAARPEGLVMAGLYAKAMLRKTTGRDFPGLGQVIGVDVPFEEDPAAECLLDAEHLSVEACRDAVLAFLRAWLPRALAPRLEGLPPAP